The stretch of DNA TAATTATATGAGCTGGCATGCACCATACACGCCAGCACAAGAGATTATGATTTGACGTTATTGCACATATAAACCCGCATATAGGAAAATTGGGGAAATGCACTGACGATGGTTATTAATAATATGCGCCGGCATGCACCACGCACGCCAGCACAAGAGACTAGATTTGGTGTTATTGCATATAAACCCCTATATAGGATAGTTGGGGAGATGTGCTGGCATTAACCTGGCCCGGACCATCCCGGACGATGAAAAATTGCCCCCAATTTccagcccccctcccccctttccCAAATTACTAGCACTTCAGCCCATTAGGCCTGATAAATCCTTGGCCCAATTTTGTCCAGTTGAAAAGCCTTCAGTTCCCTCATGTTCTCGACGATGGTACTTCGTCTGTCCCTTGCGGCAAGTTTGTACAATAGACGTCTCAAAAAAAAAAGCTTGTACAATAGAGCATAGGCCCAATATTTTATTCCTCTATCGAATTTCCGTCCTATCTCTTCGTCAATTTGACTTTGATGACCCATGTCTTTGTCTCAGGGTGATCGGTATGGGTGACTCACTGTCCTGTGTGACTGGGTGTCTCACCCTCACTTCTCCCTCCCTCGCCTGTTGCCCAGGAGTTCAACGTCCATTGCTTAAGACCATGAGTTCCACAGTCCGCATGGCGCGCCCTCCTTCTAATTGCTCTAAATAGCGGGGTGTATGGGAATTGGGATCATCCCTTAGTACCCCAACACCATGTTACTCCGTCCTTCCAAACATATAAGGGGCGGTTGACTTTGCACGGTCATTGACGACTTTGACCAGTAATATATACCAAAATACATGAACTGAACATGTCTAAATAGCATCGATATATTTGTCTTGCAAAACaattttatttcatatgtttgtGTACTAATTTTATAGACATATAATACATAAAATTATATTCAAAGTGGTGCAACGAAGACCAGAAAAGTCAACCGACGCCTTATATTTTGGGAAGGATGGAGTATTTATGCTTTTAATCTAATTAATCATAAAAAGGGACATCAAATTTTAGACGTAATATGATACAAAGAATCTTTTTTCGTTTATTTTGTAAAAAAATTACTATTTACATTCTCGATGTCTTGCGTAGCTTTTGATATTAATGTGTTCCCCTTATTTAAAAATAATTTCACAGAAGAAAAACATGATAATATACTTTCCAGAAATATATATTTTTCAGGTATGTTGGCATTGTGCAAACACGTCATTGACGAGACTATGCTCGACACAGGCCGGTGCTCATTAGTTTCTAGTTTTGCATGCCAAACACATGTGTTTTTATCTTCAAAGGTAGAATATTATGTGAGCATCTGCTATTGTAATGTGTTCAGAAAAAGTATGAAAAATAGGGGGTTTTAGGGCAGTGCACCTCCCAGCCGACAAATTTAAGTGTGTAACGCATAAACCCTATACTTGTGCTATGTATAATATACTAACGAGCATCATGATGTAAGAAATTTCAAACTATAATATTTTGTTTGTCATTTGTTGGTCCACTGTAAGTGTGTAAGGCTCACTACCGGACTCGCGGGCTATGCCTACGGcccagggccgtcggcataggtcctTTGCCGTCGGCATATATCTATGCCTACGGCCGCCGTCGGCATAGCCCCGTCGGCGTAGATCACGTCAGCGTAGATGTGTCAGACCGTCGGCGTAgtatagccgtcggcataggtgcatatgccgacggccgtgggatagccgtcggcatagtttagCTGTCGGCGTTGTTTTCCGTCTGACGGCAACGGACGGCGCCGTCAACAGCGCGATTCAGGAGACGACACGTGGCGCGATTCAGGAGACGACACGTGGCGCaggtatgccgacggctaggTCGTCGGCTCTATGCCGACGAcctagccgtcggcatacctGCGCCACGTGTCTTGCCCCGGCTTCTCCTGGCGGCAGGGCtgtgcctacggcaaagccgtcggcatagatttccaTCTATGACGTAtgtctgccacgtggcagctccTGGTTTCTCCTGGCAGCagggctatgcctacggcaaagccgtcggcatagtttgcCACGTGGCAAGCCCTGGTAACTCCTGGGCGtatatatgccgacggctttgccgtaggcatagtttttttttgtttttttttattttccctgttttctcttttccaattcatttgacagcatttcaaaacagaacaatatgaaattatgcagaaatatgacaattcatcatgtgaacatactcaagttcatctaaacatactcaagttcaccatcatcatctaaacatactcaagttcatcaCATCATCTAAAGATCATCACCGATGGAAGTTCATGAACATAAAAGTAGTGCAAGACATGAAACATGATAAAAGTAGGAATATGAAAGGCATGGCACGATGGCCACATGCACGGAATCATCAAGCAAGAGCACCCCCGCCAAAAGCACCACCTCCGCCATAACCACCACCACCTCCGTCAAAAGcaccacctccgccaaaaccaccaccaccacctccgccaaaaccgTCATCGCGACCACCACCACTCTGCCAGATCGGAGTGACTGGGGTCGACGGAGGAGGAGTCGAGCCACCGGTCCCCTACATGTTTCAGAAAAGATTCTAACGGTAAATATGATATGATAGTGTTTCTTGAACGAGAACTAGTTTGCTAGTAGTTAGGCAAATGTACTAACCGAACCATCACTGCCTAGTGCCACCCATTCATCGAATGTGGGCACGTGTGGGGGTTCTCCCGCAGGTGGTGGTGGGGGTCCCATTTGTGGTGGATCCGTGCGGTTAGTCCAAGACGCCAACATAGCTTGAATGTTAGTTAAACAGGCAAACTAGAAGATCAGAAGGAATGAAAGTGCAAAAATTTAGGTTGGTTTTAAGAGGGCAAAACTAACCGTCATCATCTGACGGTTGTAATCATCGTTTGCCTTCACTCGTTTCAAGTACTCCCGCACCTCGAGATTCCTATGCTCGACAAACTCCTTATATGCCTACATAATTTAGGTTGTTTCTAAGTGAGCAATGCTGAAAATAAACTGAGAATGCAATATAGAAAAAGATAAAGAGGAAGTACTTACAGCATGCTGGCGGGCTAAGGGAGTCTGTGAACGCCCCGTACTCTCTAACTGGCTCGGGTTGCTAGCCCGAAGCCGTGTGTCCGAGATCGAAGGAGTGATCAAGCCATCGAAACACGGATACCAGCCATTCTTCTTCCCCTGGATGGCCACCACCGCTGTGTCGTCGATCTGAGACTGGCCGACCTCAGCAACAGGAACATCCGGATGCAACTCCTGATAGTGATGAATGTAATACCCCAGGTGCTCCTCGGTCTTGCCGTAGTACTGGCTCTCGCCCTCCTTGCGATGACTCCGCTCGCGGGCCAGCTTCCACGACTCCATGTCTGAGAGCGGCCTCTTCAACTTGTCCTCCTACAACGTTAAATAGAAGTCAGCCATACATAAGAACATGACgtaaagaagaaaaaaaatgcaTCATGCACATAGATATACCTTCATGGCCTTGAAGCCCCAGTGGTTCCTGTTTCCTTGGCCGTGTGTCCCGTCGTCTCCACGGTTAGCCCGGGCCTTGATGCTCTTGGCAGCAAACTCTGCATCGGCGCCGAGCCACCTATCCACCAAACTCGCCCATCCGTCATGCCTTCCATAGCACCAACGAGGAACAACCTATGCAAATTTTGGAAGCATGACATGTGAGCACGAAACATATAGTTGACTGCTTGAAACAATGAAAAGTTAGTAATAGTTACCATCATGAACTGCTCCTTGCTCAAGGTAAGTCGTAGCTTCTGTGCTTGAGTTTTGGGCATCTTTTGGTGCAGGTAGTAGTGGTAGTACTGCGAGACGGCAACCCAGCGCACCTCGTACTGCAACTGACGAGCTTTCTTCTTCGTAGCCGCAAGCAAGACCACGTCGGCTCTGGCCTTGTGCTCATCAAGAACTCTATAGAGTTGCTGCAACCATGCAAAAACCAGAAGCAAACAAGGCATGAGTTGAGTGATTCAATGATAAACTATGAACGAAACTGAAGACAAATGATTCAGAAGAGAACTTACCCAAAATTTGGTGATCATGGCCTTAGCGGTCGTCCCGTACTCCGCGTTGCTGCAAGCCTCGTAGTGGGCccagctcgtggccaaaacccgCTGCTGCGGGTCCCTGTCTGGCCGCGGGCAGAATAGGCCAGGCCAAAACTCCTTCAACAGGACAGTGATAAGGCCGTTCGGTTTACGGCCCTTTCCGTGAAGGATCCAGTTTCTGCAAAAGAATCAAATGATTGCCATGTGTACAATAAGAAAATGTTGTCATGTGTTGAAAATATGATTGAGAGGCACTTACTCTGTCCCCACAGGTTCAATGAGCCACTTGTGCTCCTCGATAGAAGGTGGTGTAGGTAGTCCGGCATTACCACGCAGCCACCCCTGCGAAGAACCCGGTGGCAAGTCACCCCACAACGCGGGATCAACCTCCCCTCCAccctcctcggcctcctcctcaccctcctcctcggcctcctcctcatcaccctcctcctcggcctcctcctcctcgccatcAGGAACATACTCCTCCTCCTCAGACTTAGAAGGTGCCTCTGTATAGGAGGGCATCGAAGAAGACCCTCCTATTTCAGACACGGCCCAGAGTTTTTTGCCCCGGTTGCCTCtcccccacctcctcctcctcctctaggggctctcccccaaccgcctcctcctctaggggctctacccccaccgcctcctcctctagGGTCTCCTCTCCCGACCCCTCCACCTCCCTGTGAGGTGTCATCCTCGCGTAGTCGGGAGGGAACCTTGTGGGCTCGTCCACTCCGAGTAAGTCCTTTAAATTTACTGAGGAAACTAGCGCCGCTGGACTTGCCCATGATTATTAAACCTGCATTGAGAAGAGAATAAACAATTAGTAAGGATATCAATTAAACAAGCATACAGGAAAAACATTAATACCAGAAGAGCACATTAAGCATACTATTGTAATGATCATTAAAAGAACTTACATTTTctagaacccatatgaatcatCACTATTGTAATCTATTTGTGGACCggtctcatcatcactatcacGCATATCTTCTTCGTTGTCTGACGGAGGTGGAGGCTCTTCCTCATCGTCAGCGTCTTCATTTAACTTTTCAAGCATAATTATGTCTCTTTGATTCACAACTGCCTCACCATCAATCCGTGCGTCGTCGTCGTTTGGGTCCAGGTCAACATAACCCAAGTCATCATCCTTGTTGTTTCGGACCACGTCATCATGTTCCTCTTGATAGAACACTCCCTCGTATGTCATGGGGTTTATGTTGTAGTAATCATCATCGTTCGGGTCCGGTAGCTTACCATGCGGCGACACCTTGAACACAACTTCCCAACCCTTTAGGTACTCTTTCTGGCATGGGTAAGGCAGATAATATACTTGTGTGGCCTGGGTAGCGGCGATAAAGAGATCAGCTCCGGCATAGACGGTTGATGGTTTAACTTCAACTAAACCAACAGAAGGCGTATGTCTCAGACCCTTTTTGGGGTCGAACCATCGGCATTCGAACACAGTGAGACTTAGGTGTTCGCGGCCACGTTTGAATGTAAGCTCGTATATTTTTCCTACCCTTCCGTAGTAATCTACTTCATTATCTCCTTCAGTGAAGACTCTGGTATTTATGGTTTTGGGATCAGGCCGACTGTTCTGGTGCTCCTCTGTATGGAAGCGATACCCATTCACATCATACTTTTCGCATGTCATGATGACAGGATCAAAACCCATGGAAACCCATCTCAATTCTTCATCCATTGATTCGGTCGGATCATTTCCCTACAAGTTTAATTGAAATTATAgggtgcatgagtttaattgaaattatagggtgcatgagtttaattgaaattatagggtgcatgagtttaattgaAAGTGTGAAAAATTACTTTCTCGATGAACCACGCAACGAAATTTTTCCTTCCATCAGCACCCTTTCGGAGAAGAGCAAGTGCCTCCGCTTCAGAAGGAGGCAGCATTCCCGTCCATTCTTCTTCAACGAATCGACTACAATAAGAAAAGCGGTATAAGAACTAGGCAAAGTGAACATAACGAATTGACTAAAAGAATGGTGCAAAGGTATTACCTCATCCACTCATCCTCAACttccttgatgttgtgcaagaTATAGAACATGACATCCTCCCACTCATCTCATGGCATGAGATAAGATTTCGAGCATCCAGCCCTACTACCTTGCCCGATGAATAGAGGCAACTTGGGTTTATACTTGGGTTCTTCTGTATTGTATCGAGACACCTTATTGTGCAACGTGGGAACATGGTCCGGATAGTAGGTTGTCCTGAGGTCTGCCACCTCCTCTAGGATAACTGCCTCAGCTATggaagcttcaatcttagctttgtttccacatTTCTGTCTCAGATGCTTGTTCTGTCTCTCAGGGCCGTACTGCCAACGATTCTGCACAGGGCCCCCCAACAATACCTCTTTCGGGAGGTGCAAAAGGAGATGTGTCATCGGAGTAAAGAAGCCTGGCGGGAAGATCTTCTCTAGCTTGCATATCAACTCCGGCGCCTTCTTATGCATTTCTTTTATCTTCTCAGGACATACTTCTTTAGCACAAAGCGTGCGGAAGAAATGGCTTAACTCCGCAAGCACACGCCAGACACGCTCGGGAACATAGCCCCGAACCATCACCGGCATAATCCGCTCAATCCATACATGATAGTCATGACTCTTGAGCCCGGTCACTCTGCCCGTTGAAAGATTGACCCCCTTACTTATATTCGACACATAACCATCAGTGAACTTCACGACGTGTTTCAGCCACTTGAATGTCTCCATCTTATGATCCTTTTTAAGTACGAAGTCAGCATCTGGCTTGAACCAAGATTTTCGACTGCCTGTGGGAGGCTGCATGTGTAGACGTGGTCTATCGCAAATATTCTGTTGATCAACTCTAGCATTAACATTATCCTTTGTCTTATCAGGAATGTTGAGGATCGTGTGAAAAAGGGACTCTGCGACATTCTTTTCGGTGTGCATCACGTCTATGTTGTATGGAAGTTTGAGGTCCTTAAAATAGGGAAGCTGCGTGAAGGGGGTAATGTGAGTCCAGTTGTGCGTCTCACCATATCCTTCAAAAATTTTCCCTTTACTTTTTCCTTTGCCCTCGCCCTCGTCTTCGCCTGTGGCTTTGCCTTTTCCTTTGCCTTTGACTTTGCCTTTCCCCTCACCGGCAGGCTTAAGAGCTTTTAGCTGAGCAAGCACATCCGCACCAGAAAACGTTGGAATCTCGTTTACTTCATGGACAACTTTGCCTTttatgaagttcttcttgtctt from Triticum urartu cultivar G1812 chromosome 3, Tu2.1, whole genome shotgun sequence encodes:
- the LOC125546715 gene encoding uncharacterized protein LOC125546715: MITKFWQLYRVLDEHKARADVVLLAATKKKARQLQYEVRWVAVSQYYHYYLHQKMPKTQAQKLRLTLSKEQFMMVVPRWCYGRHDGWASLVDRWLGADAEFAAKSIKARANRGDDGTHGQGNRNHWGFKAMKEDKLKRPLSDMESWKLARERSHRKEGESQYYGKTEEHLGGRRMAGIRVSMA